The Primulina huaijiensis isolate GDHJ02 chromosome 10, ASM1229523v2, whole genome shotgun sequence region aatcGACACTTCTTTCGAAGAAAATTGTATAATCCAGTACAAGCCAATACAAGCTCTGTTTGGGTCGTATATGGAAATGGATGAGTCATCTTGAATATTTTGAAccatgatttaattaaatataccAAATGTTCACTCGATAACATTCTTCAAATAAGCATGACGATGAACAACTCTTTAGCATCTTCAGGGTGACGACATTGACCTGTGGATTCTTAAATATGATAGATAACATACATCTCGAAAAGACACCAACAGTTGACGTCGATTTGGATATCCACTAAATACTATTTACCCATCAAATCATATTTGTAGAGTTAATTAACTAATGAATAATATACATAATCtttgaaaattacaaaaatataaatagtcaTGTAATATGCAAACAATatgtcaaataaaaaaaaatttacttattaaaaataattattatttttaatttacaggtcaataaaatattataatttttttattttgtagcgtaataattttttaaaattttaataaatataattttaaattttatgatgatTTATTGTTTGGGAGAGTACGCGAGTTTGATAGATTTCTCAATTAAATGTACATCCAAATCTTTAGATTGAATCAaaactttttttgacattttattacTGTACCTTAAGCTATAATTCTTATAGCTAATAAAATCCTATGAAGTCATTAAAAATCTATTGACATTTTGAATACATATAgacttttgtagagtttttaaaactcaagtttgaataccacatgactttttaaaattttacaaaagttTACAATAAATATCACTAAACTTTTATAGAGTATATAAAAATCTAGTTTGAATACCTCTAGATTTTTAAActccataaaaatcattaaaagtctAAAACCAATACACCCCCTTGAAGTGAGGAACAGGGGAGGTCTCATATGTCATGGACGAGTAAAGACATTGTTCATTCCCAATCTAAAACGGTATAGGCTCTCTCTTCGGCCAAGATTCTATCTTCAAAAAGTACTTCATGGGCACCACTCCGCCAAAGCCCTCGGTTAAAATCACCCGATTGTCGGATATGTAAAGCTTCATCCCCTCTAGAAGAAAAGAAATTGAGAAACGATAATAAATAAAGCTCAAAAGCTAATTATTGGAATAATCAGTTGCGACTTGCGAGTCATTAAATTAGTACCTTCCATAGCTTTTCTTACGTCAAGAAATATCAACATGTTAATATCACGTCTCATACCTGAAATTTGAATGGCAACAAACATATAACAGAGGCAGATAAAAGTTTTTCCAAGCAAATAAACATTGAATCCCCGTGATACTTGGATACAGACACATTGAGGTTGATTCATAAACATAGATGGACCTATCTATGTTATATTGTATTCATAGAAGAGAATGTTGTTTCAGAGCAAAAAAAGTAcgaaaattttcaacatgctattctagcataaaatataataccGCTAATAACTTCTCCATCTGTTGGCAAGCCGCAAGAGAAATGTACATGTAATCTCTTCATGCGTTTGAGGCCCTGCTCTAAAATCGACTGCAAGTTCCTCCTGTAAGTTCCATGTACACAAACTGCGCTTTATCACAAAGGCAGACACACTTAGAAAAAGATGAAAGAAGCACGTCTCATTAAAGAAGTGAAAAAAGGGAAACCACAGTTGAAATGTATAACCTGGAATTTCCTCAGGGGAAAGTATGAGTTTTAACAAGCTTTCTGTTTCAACAGTCTGTAAGGGTATTAGAAGGAGGAAACAATGAATTAAGAAGGCATGACGCCAATTGTAGAAGAGAAAACAAGATACAATTCTAAACTAGCATCAATGTACGTGTAGGGAATGAAATAAAATTGTGCCTGCATAGAATTTTTTGTTCAACGGTAATAGAGAAAACTGCAACACATCTTGGCATCATGCAAGTTGGACTCGATCGAGAAGCAGCTATTATATGCACTTTCAGCTCAACATAAATCAAACCAAGGTATTTCGCAACAAATCCAGTTGTCATTATCAGTCCACTACCGAGTGACAGGCATGTATGAGTGTTTAATAAAATCAAAGAAGGTTTGGATGTAAATTGTacgttttttaaataaataaaaataatggatCATATACAAATTGCAATTCCAAAATATTTCTAGCAGAATAGGTCCATCCCTGCGAAGTCGCAAATTACCCCGAGGAAACTTCATTCCAACAACTAACAGGAGTTGAAGCAGTAAATAGAATTCAGCTCCCagtatatactttaaaataataatgctcTTCTAGACACGTATCAAAATGTAGCCCTGGTTGCAAACTTTGAGGAGATATGTCACCTCTATCGTGTGACCTTGGTTTGCGCGTATTAACAGCTCCCCACTTTCTTCCAGCAGGCTAAACCGTTGCTTGTTGTCCCTCCTAACCACCTGTAAACATGTTGTAAAAAGTAAAATCAATCTTGCAAAAATGGTACTATATGACACACTGACATACGATATGCCAATGCACTTAAATGATCGGATACTGTCATAAGCCAAAAGACAATCTTTGGAAGCCATCTCTTATTTAATAACTGGTAGCCATTTGACAAAAAAGGACTCTTCAAGAAAGTATGTCATTTGTATTAGATAATTTCCTCATTCCAAGAAATGAAAAACAAGACATCACTCGTTGAGATGAAATACTACAGAAAAAAGGTAAAAACATGCTAAAACATTTCCAATGCAACAGCGTCAAAGTGTTGGCATAACTACAGTATAAATGAATATAATCCATTTAATCTCGATTAATGGACATCTTAACTTAGCACACAAACAGAATAAAAACTCAAACCTCTCTAACATCGGCAATATCATGTGATTGTAATAGCATATTGGCAAAAGTTTTCAGATTTAGCTTCAGCAAATCTTGGACTTTGACATATCCATCACTCCTCATATCTAACTTCAATTCGGAAGCCATGTGCCGCAGTATACGTGTTCTGAAATGTAAATAACAAACAGTTAATGATAGAAAATAATAAGCTGTATGATATCTCCAACCAATGCACATTCATGCATAATCTTTGGCTTTAATTTGTGTGCTGTCAGCACCTCAAAATTATTGGCGATTGATCAAGGCAACAAGCATTAATACCTAAAAGACCTAATCAAATCTGGAAAATTAAATGCAAATACTCATCTTCCAAGATATCAGTTTTTCGTTGCAaaatattagcacataaaaagCCAGAGAAAAAAGTGAAAATCAATCAATATAACAAGAATTATACCACTTTACGAACATAAACTGGTCATCAAAACCTTCACACAAACTCTTTTCCGAAATTTCAATAACACAACATGAAAAGGAATTGCCATTGGAAACGGAATGAATCAAAAGTATTACTATTTCCCTCCTGATTCCTTCTCATAAAAAGTCCAGTCTTTCTTTACAACCAATTCccctattcattttttttataggcCCTCTTTCTTTTCCATAAAAGAAGTCTAGTTTTAAAGCATCGATAATACTAAAAGAGAGTCATGAGCTAATCAAGAAACAAAAAGATAAAAGAGTGTAGATAGCTGCGTACAAGAGTCTGCCTAGAGCATCGATTTTATCTTTTCCGGAAGAACCGCTGCCACCTCCGTATCTACCGCCGCGACCCTTCGATCTTTCCTCAGTATCTTTGATCTCCAGtcctcttcttcttcctccacctccacctctgCCATGAATGACGGCACAAATTCGATGAGATACTGATAATTAGTGGCCAAAACAAACAGTCGGAGTTGTCAAGGGAAAAAAGAGGAAATATAGAACAAAAATATACCTTGATGCAGTGAAATAGGGGTTTCCGGTGGTGGGATTTTGACGATTCTCCATCAAAGTCAAGAGCCGGAATCTGGAACGCAGCAGAGAAGGAGAGGCAATGAGGAGGATTGGATTTGTAAGAGGGCAGTAGAGCGGAATCCGCATGCCACAGCATGTTAGTGAAGCCCACATCTAGTTTTTGCACCTGATTTCTATTCGACGTATCAAAATTGGTCCTCAGGCcttgcattttattttatttttttggtttttttaatacaagtatttgtttttaataatcatttaattataaataattaaaataacaatataATTTATAACTAAATTGAAATACATAATTCAAACAATGATTTAACTAAGGCTGTCAATCGGGTTAGGTGAGTCGAATTTCGGGTCAAccctcgaattttttttttcaacccgaaccaacTCGAAAACTTTCAACCCAAACACGAACCTGTCTAACCAACataacccgaattttatttattttttaaaaaaataataatgaaaaaaattcgaaaaaataaaaataataataatattttaatttaaacacataataacaaaattttcgatttaaatttgaaaatttaattgtaaaaaattaaaagtatatttatcaaatcaaataaacaattgttaaaaaaataaaaaatatacaaaataaatattaaatataaatatacaataaattttgttcaaacatacaatatataaaaatatatgtaatattttcaaaaaaaaaaagttttcggaTCAACCCGTGACTtaacccgaaacccgtctaacctgacactaacccgaacccgaaaaccccaatccgaacttgattttttttcgtATCGTGTTATTGGGTCGTGTTACATTTTGTCACCCTTTAATTTAACTCACCCTCCATTGTTGTCGTACGGAGACCAATTAGCTCGCTGCTTCGTCATGTCGATTTCGAATTAGTCAGAGAGACGCGAAAAAGAACGCGAAGATTAATGTTTTGAGCTATGGCGCCGCAATGTCTTTTTTCTCAAGAAAAGTAAGTGGGCCTCGCTTGTTGGGCTCCAGAAAACTGATTTTCCTATTGGTAAGCTTTGGGCGTTTCGCACACTTGCCAGAATATTGGTgacattttttttccttatatATTTTGGTACATATATTTTGGTTGTGCATAATTTccaatttaatgattttttttttgcagaaattttatatttttattcaattaaacGACTGTTTTTATTCTTTCCTCCTCGGATCTTGTGTGCATGCCTCTCCTATCAGAACAAATCCAAGAATTAGAGTAGTAGTATGTTTGaacttaatataataaattatatatataacaaaaaaaattcatttcattGTACTGTTCAATGAAATTGTgcccaaaaattaataatgaggGTTTGACTTTGGGTGCGGAAAGGGTGGTATTTAGTGTGATAAGTAAAAAACTTGCATagataatacaaaaaaattaggATGAGCTACACTCAAAACTGACCTAAACCAGATCTGTCACCGCATCGGGTATCTTGTTTGTAGTTTATTACATTTATCTCGTAGAATTGAATGAAAGTTCTCCTACCAAATAAAAACTGCTAGTATTTGCTTTAAAAATTCCCATGTATTCTCTCCAATATTGTACCAAGTTATTGTTTCCataaaaatgtttgatattcaaaaatatcttttttttctaataatatATTACATTGTGTACAAGCATCTTACGTGCTTATTCATTATTAGTAATAGTTACTCTACACACGCGATGCAGGTATCATCATATAAATCACATAAAACATTTGAACTTAcaagtttgaggcttgacgactgagctttcaGGAgttgatggtggcacaacccttcacaggacctttgctctgataccaactgaaacgtctgctattcgttttcttaaaacgtgctagaaatttgtttttctccttaatctccataattcaaaatatacatatatatatttataaatactttaaaatacctcgacaccatttttaaaataaaacaaccaactaacatttgaaaataaaatgaaaatagttTGAAGCATAAAATCTTCCTACgctttaccaaacctaaaaacataatttgaaaagtatagcacatactatatcctctcaaaaaccactcataaacataaataaatagttgtaaaaatattcttaacataaatcaaaatcataaactagtgcggaaaactagcgtcggtcctcgaatcatgtgcaccttcagtctagcaaagtcaaccatcaagacttccataaacattattatcataattacctgcatcaatcacacctagtgagtctaaagactcaacacaccataatcttgttaacaagtaa contains the following coding sequences:
- the LOC140985639 gene encoding uncharacterized protein, which produces MWASLTCCGMRIPLYCPLTNPILLIASPSLLRSRFRLLTLMENRQNPTTGNPYFTASRGGGGGRRRGLEIKDTEERSKGRGGRYGGGSGSSGKDKIDALGRLLTRILRHMASELKLDMRSDGYVKVQDLLKLNLKTFANMLLQSHDIADVREVVRRDNKQRFSLLEESGELLIRANQGHTIETVETESLLKLILSPEEIPVCVHGTYRRNLQSILEQGLKRMKRLHVHFSCGLPTDGEVISGMRRDINMLIFLDVRKAMEEGMKLYISDNRVILTEGFGGVVPMKYFLKIESWPKREPIPF